One window of Mangrovibacterium diazotrophicum genomic DNA carries:
- a CDS encoding glycoside hydrolase family 2 TIM barrel-domain containing protein: MKITSKSVWLLVVCLLIGIVSRAQQPDWENEQVIGINKEDGHAFYVPFADVDGALTAYAEASPYYLNLNGTWKFNWVKSPELAPTEFYLPSTNVSFWDNIDVPSNWQIKGYGIPNYTNSTYPFAHDFKVNPPYVMGADLPAEFTKNALPNPVGSYRRDFELPENWSGRQVFIHFDGVQSAMYVWVNGQKVGYSEDSMTPAEFDITKYLKPGKNTLAVRVYRWSDGSYLEGQDFWLLSGIYRDVFLYSVPKVHLWDFFVNTDFDPEFTTATISSTLQFRNFGGKGDYQLDALLLEKGQPKEKAKKLYSTPVKNVSSKKGLTIQLTTDFKDFKLWSAEVPNLYDLLFVLKNTQGDTTEVLGTNLGFRKIEIKDQQLFVNGKSVLLKGVNRVETNPWGGRTMSKELMLTDIKLMKQFNMNVVRTSHYSNDPQWYNLCDEYGMYVVAEANVESHGMARNEEDRLGDVATWKKAHVDRNVRSVQRDKNHPSIIMWSMGNEAGHGQNFAACYQAIKAIDQSRPVHYQGDNEHADIESEMYLTLGTLKRKARDKETNKPFFLCEYAHAMGNGPGSVKDYVDLFEEYPRLIGGCIWDWVDQGIARPVPGSPTQEYFAYGGDYGDRPTRWNFLMNGLTTPDRQVTPKMYNVKKCYQYIGIKPVDLTKGTIEITNKYQFLNLDQFKGYWELTADGVVIQSGDLPAIDLEGGNQTHVSIPVEKPAIRPGVEYFLNVYFALKSDESWAPKGHVIAWEQMELPYEKASPETLRLKGFGSIHVTEMGDDVIVNGKVFSVTFNKAVGTITQYWYGATNLIETKAEAIYGVQPEAEVIYTDTTTDELVSGPQLNLYRAPTDNDLSNGRGIANSWNKNKLETLKPKVEMFAYTQVDDQQVEIQATVNYETNAGYNALTKTTFTVWANGSIRVKSHVEPDNSGKLNLLPRIGHVLQMPKGFENVGFLGAGPFETYNDRMEGSTVGRYQISVTDMEEFYARPQEMGNRSDVRWATFTNRDGVGLMLVADSANFNFSALHYRATDLNKANYPYQLHKRPETIITIDVAHLGLGSAACGPSTLSQFQLKPSPHDIVYELRPYDVRMGDADDYGRLKIK; this comes from the coding sequence ATGAAGATAACAAGCAAAAGTGTATGGCTCCTTGTCGTTTGTTTATTGATTGGTATTGTTAGCCGAGCACAACAGCCTGATTGGGAAAATGAACAAGTTATTGGGATTAATAAGGAAGATGGTCATGCATTTTATGTGCCTTTTGCAGATGTTGACGGTGCATTAACCGCTTATGCAGAGGCATCTCCGTATTACCTGAATTTAAATGGTACGTGGAAATTCAATTGGGTAAAAAGCCCGGAGTTAGCACCGACTGAATTCTATTTGCCCTCTACCAATGTAAGCTTTTGGGACAACATCGACGTGCCTTCAAATTGGCAAATAAAAGGTTACGGAATCCCGAACTATACAAATAGTACTTATCCTTTTGCACATGATTTTAAAGTTAATCCTCCCTATGTAATGGGAGCAGACTTGCCTGCTGAATTCACGAAGAACGCGCTGCCAAATCCAGTAGGTTCCTATCGAAGAGACTTTGAGTTGCCGGAGAATTGGTCTGGACGTCAAGTTTTTATTCATTTTGATGGCGTGCAAAGTGCAATGTACGTTTGGGTAAACGGTCAAAAAGTCGGTTACAGTGAGGATAGTATGACTCCGGCGGAATTTGATATTACCAAATATTTGAAACCTGGAAAAAATACCCTCGCAGTTCGAGTTTATCGTTGGAGTGATGGTAGCTACCTGGAGGGTCAGGATTTTTGGCTATTATCCGGTATTTACAGGGATGTGTTTTTATATTCGGTTCCGAAAGTTCATTTGTGGGATTTTTTCGTGAATACCGATTTTGATCCTGAATTTACAACAGCAACAATAAGTTCTACACTTCAGTTTCGCAATTTTGGTGGAAAGGGAGATTATCAGTTGGATGCACTGCTGCTGGAGAAGGGACAACCAAAGGAAAAGGCAAAAAAGCTGTATTCCACGCCAGTAAAAAACGTATCGTCAAAAAAGGGACTGACAATCCAATTGACAACAGACTTCAAGGATTTTAAGCTTTGGTCTGCTGAAGTCCCTAACCTGTATGATTTACTCTTTGTTCTAAAAAATACTCAAGGCGATACAACAGAAGTGTTAGGCACAAATTTGGGCTTCAGAAAGATCGAGATCAAGGATCAGCAGCTGTTTGTAAACGGCAAAAGTGTGCTGTTGAAAGGGGTCAACCGGGTAGAGACCAACCCCTGGGGAGGACGGACAATGAGTAAAGAATTGATGTTGACGGATATTAAACTCATGAAACAGTTTAATATGAATGTGGTCCGAACTTCACATTATTCTAACGATCCGCAATGGTATAACCTGTGCGATGAATATGGAATGTATGTTGTCGCTGAAGCAAATGTGGAATCTCATGGTATGGCTCGTAATGAGGAGGACAGGTTAGGAGATGTGGCCACTTGGAAAAAAGCTCATGTTGACCGCAATGTGCGTTCTGTTCAACGCGATAAAAACCACCCGTCCATTATCATGTGGTCAATGGGGAATGAGGCAGGACATGGACAAAATTTTGCTGCATGTTACCAAGCGATCAAAGCGATCGATCAATCCCGGCCGGTCCACTATCAAGGAGATAACGAGCATGCAGATATCGAGTCGGAAATGTATCTCACCTTGGGAACACTTAAGCGGAAAGCGAGGGATAAAGAGACGAACAAACCGTTCTTTCTCTGTGAATATGCACACGCCATGGGCAATGGTCCAGGTTCAGTAAAAGATTACGTTGATCTCTTTGAAGAATATCCGCGACTCATCGGCGGTTGCATTTGGGATTGGGTAGATCAAGGAATAGCAAGACCGGTTCCCGGAAGTCCGACACAAGAATATTTCGCCTATGGTGGTGATTACGGAGACCGCCCGACTCGCTGGAACTTTTTGATGAATGGTTTGACAACACCCGACCGTCAGGTGACACCTAAAATGTATAATGTCAAGAAATGCTATCAATATATTGGTATAAAACCAGTCGACTTGACAAAAGGCACGATTGAGATTACAAACAAGTACCAGTTCCTAAACTTAGACCAGTTTAAGGGCTATTGGGAATTGACAGCTGATGGAGTTGTTATTCAAAGTGGGGATTTGCCTGCTATTGATCTGGAGGGTGGTAATCAGACACATGTGTCAATTCCGGTTGAAAAACCAGCGATCAGACCGGGAGTAGAATATTTTTTGAATGTCTATTTCGCATTGAAATCTGATGAATCCTGGGCTCCTAAGGGACACGTTATTGCATGGGAGCAAATGGAGTTACCCTATGAGAAAGCGAGTCCCGAAACGCTTCGTCTGAAGGGGTTTGGAAGCATTCATGTCACAGAAATGGGAGATGACGTCATTGTAAATGGGAAAGTGTTCTCAGTGACATTCAATAAAGCAGTTGGCACAATCACACAATATTGGTACGGGGCTACAAACTTAATTGAAACGAAAGCCGAGGCAATCTATGGAGTCCAACCGGAGGCTGAAGTAATTTATACGGACACAACGACGGATGAACTTGTGTCCGGGCCTCAATTAAATTTGTATCGAGCTCCGACCGATAATGATTTGTCAAATGGCAGGGGAATAGCGAATTCCTGGAACAAAAATAAGCTTGAAACTCTGAAGCCTAAAGTTGAAATGTTTGCTTACACCCAGGTAGATGATCAACAGGTAGAAATACAAGCCACTGTAAACTATGAGACAAACGCGGGTTATAATGCGCTGACAAAAACGACTTTCACCGTATGGGCCAATGGATCAATCCGTGTGAAATCGCACGTTGAGCCTGATAACAGCGGAAAACTGAATTTACTACCGCGAATTGGACATGTCCTGCAAATGCCGAAAGGATTCGAAAACGTTGGTTTCTTGGGAGCTGGCCCATTTGAAACTTATAACGATAGAATGGAAGGATCGACTGTGGGGCGCTATCAAATATCTGTAACGGACATGGAAGAATTCTATGCTCGTCCTCAAGAGATGGGGAATCGATCAGATGTAAGGTGGGCGACATTCACGAATAGAGATGGTGTTGGTTTAATGCTTGTTGCAGACAGTGCTAATTTCAATTTCAGCGCTTTGCACTATCGTGCAACAGATTTGAACAAAGCAAACTACCCTTATCAATTGCATAAACGACCGGAGACAATAATTACAATTGATGTCGCACATCTTGGATTGGGAAGTGCGGCTTGTGGTCCTTCTACTTTGAGCCAATTCCAGTTAAAACCCTCACCACATGATATCGTCTATGAATTGAGACCATATGATGTTCGAATGGGAGATGCTGATGATTACGGCAGATTGAAGATTAAGTGA
- a CDS encoding beta-galactosidase small subunit-related protein has protein sequence MKRQLLLLIGIISNLYGFCQSTGYLHNLSNYIENINVLEEGQEKAHAYHIPKAHLLLNGKWKFTYSDTPWGIPDDFYKMSFDDSAWDTIKVPSNWEMEGFGDKFFRNVGTGFPLGRMGRRTSADSHKSTTLDDDYVPVKPGEVPYEWNPTGAYRTSFEMPLDWDGKEVFLRFEKVASASFVWVNGKQVGYNEGSHEPSEYNVTSYLQKGKNTIAILVTKFSDAYYLEGVDAWRLAGIFDDVTVFATPKQRIFDWQIITDLDDSFIDADLLLDVDVKGYDTAKEKFQIKATLTRNNQEIFSSASSLFVVSEDSIQTVSFKEFVTNPRKWTSETPDLYNLTIELFDQYGSMVDALDTRIGFKETQIVGNTFYLNGVPLKVNAINSHMQHPEMGHYVDEETIRRDLELLKQFNFNAVRTSHYPPTNKYIELADEYGLFIIDEVSDEAHQSPYLSGKSDFVEMYRDRTRKLVLRDRNHPCVLLWSAGNESGEGKNINEVVKLGKELDPTRYWMYGGNAPVHSAEDIIGPRYPTPIELEMHIGLNKEDNRPSFMDEYLAVTGNGGGELDEYWRVIYSHSRLMGGAIWDFVSTGVTEPIRRLDDLSEYKTPVHIMGNAKLVDGKNGKAIDLNGHDQWIEVYRAENTEISGDKLSLTLDVFPRNLARLGGYYITKGNNQFGINQKGKNELEFYLFNGERQVVTAPLPDDWEYHWHNITAVYNGTEMKLYIDGEVKVSKVTTGAIVNLPFPLNIGRNAEKHGDGTSEYICDALIDNVGVFTKEINPFSTIDKSDADLWLDFESESREGNFYSYGIGARTYGAIWPDRKPQPEMWQMKKTCQPLAFELIDKEKGVIQVWNHSHFLNASHWETTWTLTEDEKVLQSGKLDLNIRPQERGNITVPFKRPAVKAGKEYRLNISSCLKEDELWAPTGFEISWEQFEFKDWYQNNAVAKKSHHEVSLISDSTYFIVRGKDFSYNFDKKSGELVSLKINGDELLRSPLRLNVWRAPIANELDSWNSSSFKNSGWKSEYGDVIATEYYSNGLHNLKHYPLEVRATESNGNVYIYAREFVLLNGGTLEFAQLDKYIMGAKYNGFENIYEYRINGDGEINIEHSFLPQGTMPQFLPRVGLTLKLNNQFSQVEWYGRGPQENYPDRKTGYKVGIYSSTVEDMYEPYLIPQENGLRTDNRWLEIADEKGNGLKFSMDRYFNFSTSIYSTENLTKALYTYQLEKDSAVTVNLDYATTGVGGTARGILNAYRVYPTGYHREITISPLRK, from the coding sequence ATGAAAAGACAGTTGCTCCTACTTATCGGAATTATTTCGAACCTCTATGGTTTTTGTCAAAGTACAGGTTATCTGCATAATTTGTCAAACTACATTGAGAATATTAATGTGTTAGAGGAAGGTCAGGAGAAAGCTCATGCGTACCATATCCCCAAAGCACATTTACTTCTCAATGGAAAATGGAAATTTACCTACAGTGATACACCTTGGGGTATTCCGGACGATTTCTATAAAATGTCTTTTGATGACTCTGCATGGGACACGATTAAGGTACCCTCTAACTGGGAAATGGAAGGGTTTGGCGACAAATTCTTTCGGAATGTGGGGACTGGTTTTCCCTTGGGACGAATGGGGCGTCGAACTTCAGCCGATAGCCACAAGTCGACAACATTAGATGACGACTATGTTCCGGTAAAACCGGGAGAGGTACCTTACGAGTGGAATCCAACTGGTGCCTATCGAACCTCTTTTGAGATGCCCTTAGATTGGGATGGTAAAGAAGTATTCTTGCGCTTCGAAAAAGTTGCTTCGGCTTCATTTGTTTGGGTAAACGGGAAACAGGTAGGGTATAACGAAGGATCTCATGAACCCTCCGAGTATAATGTTACCTCTTACCTGCAAAAAGGGAAAAACACGATTGCCATTCTTGTAACCAAGTTTTCAGACGCGTATTATTTAGAGGGGGTTGATGCCTGGAGATTAGCAGGGATATTTGACGATGTTACCGTTTTTGCAACTCCGAAGCAGCGGATATTTGACTGGCAGATTATTACTGACCTGGATGATTCGTTTATAGATGCCGATTTGTTGCTTGATGTAGACGTTAAAGGTTATGATACTGCGAAAGAGAAATTTCAAATAAAAGCAACATTAACAAGAAACAATCAGGAAATTTTTTCTTCAGCCAGCTCGCTATTTGTTGTGTCAGAGGATAGTATCCAAACAGTATCGTTTAAAGAGTTTGTTACTAATCCAAGGAAATGGACATCAGAAACGCCTGATTTGTACAACTTGACGATCGAACTGTTTGATCAGTATGGTTCTATGGTCGATGCATTGGATACCAGGATTGGTTTCAAAGAAACACAAATTGTAGGAAATACATTTTACTTGAATGGGGTTCCTTTGAAGGTAAATGCTATCAACTCTCATATGCAACACCCGGAAATGGGGCATTACGTCGATGAAGAGACAATTCGCAGGGATTTAGAGCTGTTAAAGCAATTCAATTTTAATGCTGTTCGTACATCACATTACCCTCCCACAAATAAATACATAGAATTAGCTGATGAGTACGGGCTCTTTATTATCGACGAAGTCAGTGATGAGGCTCATCAATCTCCCTATTTATCGGGAAAGAGTGATTTTGTTGAGATGTACAGGGACAGGACCCGTAAATTAGTTCTTCGTGACAGAAATCACCCTTGTGTATTATTATGGAGCGCTGGAAATGAAAGTGGTGAAGGCAAAAATATAAATGAAGTAGTCAAACTAGGAAAGGAACTTGATCCCACCAGGTATTGGATGTACGGTGGAAATGCACCGGTTCATTCAGCGGAAGATATTATTGGTCCGCGCTATCCAACACCAATAGAGTTGGAAATGCACATCGGCTTAAATAAAGAGGATAACAGACCCTCGTTTATGGATGAGTATTTGGCCGTTACAGGTAATGGCGGTGGAGAACTTGACGAGTATTGGAGGGTTATTTACAGCCATTCAAGACTAATGGGCGGTGCCATCTGGGATTTTGTGAGTACAGGTGTAACTGAGCCGATTCGTCGCTTGGATGACCTTTCAGAATATAAAACCCCAGTGCACATTATGGGAAATGCCAAATTGGTAGATGGCAAGAATGGTAAGGCGATTGACCTAAATGGTCATGACCAGTGGATCGAAGTTTACCGGGCCGAAAATACGGAGATATCAGGCGATAAATTGTCTCTCACACTAGATGTTTTTCCTCGAAATCTCGCCCGATTAGGTGGCTATTATATTACCAAAGGAAATAACCAGTTTGGAATAAATCAGAAAGGGAAAAATGAACTGGAGTTTTACTTATTTAATGGAGAACGGCAAGTCGTTACAGCACCATTGCCAGATGACTGGGAATATCATTGGCATAATATAACTGCGGTATATAACGGCACCGAAATGAAACTTTATATCGATGGTGAGGTGAAAGTTTCCAAAGTTACTACCGGTGCTATCGTGAATTTACCTTTTCCATTAAATATTGGAAGAAATGCAGAAAAACACGGCGACGGCACTTCTGAATACATCTGTGATGCGTTGATTGATAACGTGGGTGTTTTTACCAAGGAAATAAATCCGTTTTCTACGATAGACAAGAGTGATGCTGATTTATGGCTGGATTTTGAAAGCGAGTCTCGTGAAGGTAATTTTTATAGCTATGGAATCGGGGCTAGAACATATGGTGCTATTTGGCCCGATAGAAAGCCTCAGCCAGAGATGTGGCAGATGAAGAAAACCTGTCAGCCCTTGGCATTTGAGCTGATAGACAAAGAGAAAGGCGTTATTCAGGTCTGGAACCACAGCCATTTTCTAAATGCTTCGCACTGGGAAACGACCTGGACACTCACAGAAGACGAGAAAGTATTGCAATCAGGGAAACTGGATTTGAATATAAGGCCTCAGGAACGCGGAAATATTACCGTTCCCTTCAAGAGACCGGCTGTAAAAGCGGGAAAGGAATACCGCCTGAATATCAGTTCTTGTTTGAAAGAAGATGAACTCTGGGCACCCACAGGCTTTGAAATTTCCTGGGAACAGTTTGAATTTAAGGATTGGTACCAAAACAATGCTGTTGCAAAAAAATCGCACCATGAAGTTTCGCTGATTTCAGACTCCACTTATTTCATTGTTAGGGGGAAAGATTTCAGTTACAATTTTGATAAGAAATCAGGGGAACTGGTTTCATTGAAAATAAATGGTGATGAACTTTTGAGGTCTCCACTCCGGCTAAATGTATGGCGAGCACCTATTGCCAACGAACTGGACTCATGGAATAGCTCCTCCTTTAAGAATTCAGGGTGGAAAAGTGAATACGGTGATGTCATCGCGACTGAATATTATTCGAACGGGCTTCATAACCTGAAGCATTATCCACTGGAAGTTAGAGCTACAGAGAGCAATGGAAATGTGTATATCTATGCGCGTGAATTTGTTCTTCTAAATGGGGGTACATTGGAATTTGCACAACTGGACAAGTATATCATGGGCGCAAAATACAACGGTTTCGAGAATATCTATGAATATCGAATCAACGGCGACGGTGAAATAAATATCGAACATAGCTTTCTGCCTCAAGGAACGATGCCTCAATTTTTGCCTCGTGTCGGGCTTACACTAAAATTAAACAATCAATTCAGTCAGGTGGAATGGTATGGCCGTGGCCCTCAGGAAAACTATCCGGATCGCAAAACTGGATACAAAGTTGGTATCTATAGCTCGACGGTTGAAGATATGTACGAACCCTACCTCATTCCGCAGGAGAACGGGTTGAGAACAGATAATCGTTGGCTCGAAATCGCTGACGAAAAAGGAAATGGATTGAAGTTTTCAATGGATCGGTATTTCAACTTTAGTACCTCAATTTATTCCACCGAGAATCTTACTAAAGCGTTGTATACCTATCAACTTGAAAAAGATAGTGCAGTGACTGTGAATTTAGATTATGCCACAACCGGTGTTGGAGGAACAGCCAGGGGCATTTTAAATGCATACAGGGTTTATCCTACAGGGTACCACCGGGAGATTACAATAAGCCCTTTGAGAAAATAG
- a CDS encoding glycosyl hydrolase translates to MTGSAGAVFCLLTPQSIKALTDGDYAGLENSFINPQRSVGPWVVWHWTSANQTKEGVISDLQGMAEAGIAGATLFSFPTGGMGSGGGTVIDNPAEPLTPEWFDLIDLAVNEADRLGLKLAIQISAGWATAGGDWIPPELSQQQVVWSETLIQGGQTYLGSLERPTRGEPIGGHGIAQPEIPDSWNNYYRDLHVLAFPVPQDWSKTSFTENAKITSNLPVTDFEKLGSPDNRSVVLKSEKEGYIQFEFENPFTLRAIKVESGSYNLPAHTMEIQQSNDGVTFATIGKLDAMLSGFQTQLTELTHVVPQSTAKFYRLVYTPKPPINYDEHMVGASFTSGGFGARPYGEPSGFVDLSKMVDDLSIASVCLLSQATVHHWEAKTAMTWGKSRRVANAEMPASACIPLDAIIDLTNEMQEDGTLNWKVPDGEWKIMRFGYTTMARTNGHGVGQGLESDKFSREGARIAFEGWYGRILDHVGPRMADSVVKMLNIDSWECGSQNWSPVFKEEFEKRRGYKVTKYLPLMTGIPVESAEVSEAFLYDIRRTIADLISDNFFDEMRTLAHAKGSLVNTEVTNPTMTSDGILAYKNVDETSSEFWCEKWNCWKPCDIRDAASGARVYGKQIVIAEAFTGGGDWREHPYDLKALGDMHYVDGVNRMMIHLWAAQPYPDRKPGATGATGLYFNQNTTWIKPGKVWLDYMRRVQALLQSGVATCDALYFIGEEIPARALIPPKYGSFFVTEPALPDGYDYDSINQDALLSRARVEENNIVLPNEVRYRVLVLHPDTKLTPQLARKIKALIAEGAQVVGPKPTGSITLEGGVQAHEEVLSIADEVWGDLDGVLRQERTYGLGRIFWGMPMVDVLDRMNLSPDVLFLNQTETLSGNPFRATANQPVGYNPTAYGEDRKGWGLMWNHRSNDGKDFYFLSNQEQMLISTEISIRQSGRIPEFWHPDSGQIEDVPLWREENGRTIIPHIFQPAESVFVMFRHSSAKTNQLVDIISPNQGAKTNLQIDVQASNINVWAKESGSWILEKKNGNQHEVKVNKIDTPVAVEGEWEVRFPLLTGEERVTELNLGSWTNSEDDEIKHFSGTATYHKTIDLDEALFRKNKRIFLDLGEVRNLARVKVNGQDLGVIWKPPYCIEMTTTAKPGLNIIEIEATNTWHNRLAYDAGLPKKERQTWVACGIRNGGIKKNAELVPAGILGPVKISSWIKAK, encoded by the coding sequence TTGACAGGTAGCGCAGGTGCTGTTTTTTGCCTGTTGACACCCCAATCAATAAAGGCCCTTACTGATGGTGACTATGCGGGACTTGAAAATAGTTTTATCAATCCACAGAGGTCAGTCGGACCCTGGGTGGTTTGGCATTGGACATCGGCCAATCAGACCAAAGAAGGTGTTATAAGCGACTTGCAAGGAATGGCAGAGGCAGGTATTGCTGGTGCGACATTATTTAGCTTTCCTACTGGCGGAATGGGATCAGGTGGTGGCACAGTAATCGATAATCCGGCAGAGCCGTTAACTCCTGAATGGTTTGATTTGATTGACTTAGCCGTTAATGAAGCGGATCGCTTAGGATTAAAATTAGCCATTCAGATTAGTGCAGGATGGGCAACCGCTGGAGGTGATTGGATTCCTCCTGAGCTTTCTCAACAGCAAGTTGTATGGAGCGAAACCCTGATTCAGGGAGGTCAAACGTATTTAGGTTCACTGGAACGTCCTACCCGAGGCGAACCAATCGGTGGACACGGGATAGCCCAACCAGAGATACCAGATAGTTGGAACAATTACTACCGGGATTTGCATGTTTTGGCTTTTCCGGTACCACAGGACTGGTCGAAAACAAGCTTTACCGAAAATGCTAAAATAACATCGAACCTGCCGGTAACTGATTTTGAAAAATTAGGATCGCCAGACAATCGGTCTGTCGTCCTGAAATCGGAAAAAGAGGGATACATTCAATTTGAATTTGAAAATCCTTTCACCTTGAGGGCAATTAAAGTCGAATCAGGTAGTTATAACTTGCCAGCTCACACGATGGAGATCCAGCAAAGTAACGATGGCGTTACCTTTGCAACAATTGGTAAGTTGGATGCTATGTTGAGTGGCTTTCAGACCCAATTGACAGAATTAACTCATGTTGTTCCTCAGTCGACTGCAAAATTCTATAGACTGGTTTATACCCCGAAGCCTCCAATTAATTATGACGAACACATGGTCGGCGCATCATTCACCTCCGGTGGTTTTGGAGCCAGGCCGTATGGTGAACCATCCGGATTTGTTGATCTTTCAAAAATGGTCGATGACTTGAGTATTGCCTCTGTTTGCTTATTGAGTCAAGCAACAGTTCATCATTGGGAGGCAAAAACAGCGATGACCTGGGGCAAAAGTCGACGCGTCGCCAATGCCGAAATGCCTGCTAGTGCTTGCATCCCACTTGATGCGATTATTGATTTGACAAATGAGATGCAGGAAGACGGAACGCTTAATTGGAAGGTACCTGATGGTGAGTGGAAGATTATGCGTTTCGGTTACACAACAATGGCACGAACCAATGGACATGGTGTCGGGCAGGGGCTGGAATCAGATAAATTTAGTCGGGAGGGAGCACGAATTGCCTTCGAAGGGTGGTATGGACGAATACTTGATCATGTTGGGCCACGAATGGCCGATAGTGTCGTTAAAATGCTCAACATCGACAGTTGGGAGTGTGGTTCACAGAACTGGTCTCCAGTATTTAAAGAAGAATTTGAAAAACGTCGCGGGTATAAAGTGACAAAATACTTACCGCTGATGACCGGTATCCCGGTGGAGAGCGCCGAAGTTTCAGAAGCTTTTTTGTATGATATTCGTCGCACGATTGCCGATTTAATAAGTGACAATTTTTTCGATGAAATGAGGACTCTGGCACATGCTAAAGGTTCCCTGGTGAATACCGAAGTTACGAACCCTACCATGACATCAGATGGAATTCTGGCATACAAAAACGTTGATGAAACTTCCAGTGAGTTCTGGTGTGAGAAATGGAACTGCTGGAAGCCGTGTGATATCCGGGATGCGGCATCAGGAGCTCGTGTTTACGGTAAGCAGATCGTTATTGCAGAAGCCTTTACCGGAGGAGGAGATTGGCGAGAGCATCCCTATGACCTGAAGGCGTTGGGCGATATGCACTATGTCGATGGCGTTAACCGAATGATGATTCACCTTTGGGCAGCACAGCCATATCCGGATCGGAAGCCCGGAGCGACAGGAGCAACGGGATTGTATTTCAATCAAAATACAACCTGGATCAAGCCGGGGAAGGTTTGGCTCGACTATATGAGAAGAGTACAAGCTTTGCTTCAATCCGGAGTTGCCACCTGCGATGCACTTTACTTTATTGGTGAGGAAATACCAGCCCGAGCATTAATTCCCCCGAAATACGGATCTTTTTTTGTCACAGAACCGGCCTTGCCAGACGGATATGATTATGACTCGATAAATCAGGATGCGTTATTATCGCGTGCCAGGGTCGAAGAAAATAATATTGTTTTACCCAACGAAGTTCGCTATCGGGTTTTGGTATTACATCCTGATACGAAGTTGACTCCTCAATTGGCAAGAAAAATCAAAGCCTTGATTGCAGAAGGTGCACAAGTTGTTGGACCCAAACCAACTGGTTCCATTACGCTGGAGGGTGGAGTGCAGGCACACGAAGAGGTGCTGTCTATTGCAGATGAAGTCTGGGGCGATCTGGACGGTGTCTTACGTCAGGAACGGACCTATGGCTTAGGGCGTATCTTCTGGGGAATGCCAATGGTAGATGTGCTAGACCGGATGAACCTTTCTCCCGATGTGTTATTTCTAAATCAAACAGAGACGTTGTCGGGGAACCCGTTTCGGGCGACAGCGAATCAACCGGTTGGATACAATCCAACTGCATATGGGGAAGATCGTAAAGGTTGGGGCCTCATGTGGAACCACAGAAGCAACGACGGGAAGGACTTCTATTTTCTATCCAACCAGGAACAGATGTTGATTTCGACAGAAATCAGCATTCGTCAGTCGGGGAGAATTCCCGAGTTTTGGCATCCGGATTCCGGTCAGATAGAAGATGTCCCGCTTTGGCGTGAAGAAAATGGAAGGACGATTATCCCACACATATTTCAACCGGCTGAATCTGTTTTTGTGATGTTTAGGCATTCGTCAGCTAAGACTAATCAATTGGTTGATATTATTAGCCCGAATCAAGGAGCTAAAACTAATCTACAGATAGATGTTCAAGCTTCAAATATCAATGTTTGGGCGAAAGAAAGTGGAAGCTGGATTTTGGAAAAGAAAAACGGAAATCAACATGAAGTCAAAGTTAATAAGATAGATACGCCTGTTGCTGTTGAAGGAGAATGGGAAGTTCGGTTCCCATTGTTAACAGGAGAGGAACGTGTTACAGAACTAAACTTGGGGTCGTGGACAAATTCGGAAGATGATGAGATTAAACATTTCTCAGGAACTGCGACCTATCATAAAACGATCGATTTAGATGAAGCTTTATTCCGAAAAAATAAACGCATTTTCCTGGATCTTGGAGAGGTTCGTAATTTGGCTCGGGTTAAGGTGAATGGTCAAGACCTGGGGGTAATCTGGAAGCCACCCTATTGTATTGAAATGACAACGACAGCTAAGCCTGGTCTAAATATTATCGAAATCGAAGCTACGAATACCTGGCATAATAGGCTGGCTTATGATGCAGGCCTACCTAAAAAGGAAAGACAAACCTGGGTTGCCTGTGGAATCCGAAATGGTGGGATTAAAAAGAATGCCGAATTAGTGCCGGCGGGAATTCTAGGGCCGGTCAAAATTAGTAGTTGGATTAAGGCAAAGTAG